From Macaca mulatta isolate MMU2019108-1 chromosome 3, T2T-MMU8v2.0, whole genome shotgun sequence, the proteins below share one genomic window:
- the LOC106995683 gene encoding LOW QUALITY PROTEIN: SH3 domain and tetratricopeptide repeat-containing protein 1-like (The sequence of the model RefSeq protein was modified relative to this genomic sequence to represent the inferred CDS: inserted 3 bases in 2 codons; deleted 2 bases in 1 codon; substituted 2 bases at 2 genomic stop codons) produces MMLPSVVLLCDLRACRVQECQSWELPSQLPGFPEPPLSSPGDGRDVITEIPPPCLGLEPQDTLPKVKNVLEQCKTWPGCPQEPASWDLCAASSNVSLQDPEEPSFFLESEDDWEDSEALSSLLLFLNALRYKASFRGLYNLALLWLSSMFCSFSDKEELTGCLAQARGAAKKAGLLMALARLCFLLGRLCSRRLKLSQARVYLEEALGALEGSFGDLLLVVAVYANLASIYRKQNXEKCTQVVPKAMTLLLGTPGHICSTEVEGELLQLAPQQAVGGQSLQAEARACFQLARQHVHLKQPEEALPFLERLLLLHRDSGAPEAAWLSDCSLLLADIYSWLLLLRKCLPHLVLSCVKVASLRTQDSLAGSLRSVNLVLQNALQPHSLPTQTSHYLRRALASLTPDTGQALRGLLHASLAQPYSHRGYHGPAVTFMTQAVEASAVAGVCAIMDCLVALAWLHVLHGQSPVALNFLQSVQDAVVASEDQEGVIANMVAVALKRTGLTRQAAEGYYYALQAAWDLGQRRNQAVVLANFGTLCLHVSASRLAQHYLLGAVRLFSRLPCKECGRDFTHVHLXLGHLCTRQGPAQQGKCYYEWALLVTVEMDHVESQLPAIQWLCYLYSAVMPSEAQCVIYHELQLSLAHKVSDKVLEGQLLETISQLYLSLGTEWAYKSALDYSKRSLGIFIDLQRKEKEAHAWLQAGKIYYILRQSELXDLYIQVAQNVDLYTGDPNLGLELFEAAGDIFNGAWEREEGMSFYRDQALPLAVTTDNHKAELQLQLCNKLVALLATLEASQEGLEFTYMALALSITLGDRLNEHMAYHRLAALHHRLGHGKLAEHFYLKALXLCHSPLEFNEETLYYVKVYLVLGDIIFYDLKDPFDAARYYQLALAAAVDLGNKKAQLKIYTRPATISHNFLLDRKKSLFFYQNARTFATELNVRRVNPPPLPLCRWAPWLAPSHPR; encoded by the exons ATGATGCTTCCCTCGGTtgttctgctgtgtgacctccgcGCCTGCAGGGTTCAAGAGTGTCAGAGCTGGGAGCTGCCTTCACAACTACCAGGGTTTCCGGAACCTCCTTTATCTAGCCCTGGGGATGGAAGAGATGTCATCACAG AAATACCTCCACCTTGCCTGGGCCTGGAGCCACAGGACACCTTGCCGAAGGTGAAGAATGTTCTGGAACAATGCAAGACCTGGCCAGGCTGTCCCCAGGAGCCAGCGTCCTGGGATCTCTGTGCAGCATCCAGCAACGTGAGCTTGCAGGACCCCGAGGAGCCCTCCTTCTTCTTGGAATCTGAGGATGACTGGGAGGACTCAGAGGCCCTGAGCTCACTGCTGCTGTTCCTGAACGCCCTCAGGTACAAGGCCAGCTTCCGTGGCCTGTACAACTTGGCACTGCTATGGCTGAGCAGCATGTTCTGCAGCTTTAGCGACAAGGAGGAGCTGACTGGGTGCCTGGCACAGGCCCGAGGGGCAGCCAAGAAAGCTGGCCTCTTGATGGCCCTGGCCAGACTCTGCTTCCTCCTGGGGCGGCTGTGCAGCAGGAGGCTCAAGCTGTCCCAGGCCCGGGTGTACTTGGAGGAAGCACTGGGGGCCCTGGAGGGCAGCTTTGGGGACCTGCTCCTGGTGGTGGCTGTGTACgccaacctggccagcatttaCCGGAAGCAGAA GGAGAAGTGTACACAGGTGGTTCCCAAAGCCATGACTCTGCTTCTGGGGACGCCCGGCCACATCTGCAGCACCGAGGTGGAGGGAGAGCTCCTGCAGCTGGCGCCGCAGCAGGCGGTGGGTGGCCAGAGCCTGCAGGCCGAGGCCCGGGCCTGCTTCCAGTTGGCCAGGCAGCATGTGCACCTCAAGCAGCCCGAGGAGGCCCTGCCCTTCCTGGAGCGGCTGCTGCTTTTGCACAGGGACTCGGGAGCCCCAGAGGCTGCGTGGCTCTCAGACTGCTCCCTACTCCTGGCTGACATCTACTCCTGGCTCCTACTCCTG CGCAAGTGCCTGCCCCACCTGGTGCTGAGCTGTGTCAAGGTGGCCTCATTGAGGACACAGGACTCACTGGCCGGCTCGCTGAGAAGCGTGAACCTGGTGCTCCAGAACGCCCTCCAGCCCCACAGCCTCCCCACCCAGACTTCCCACTACCTCAGGCGAGCGCTGGCCTCCCTAACCCCGGACACAGGCCAGGCGCTGCGCGGCCTTCTTCACGCCAGCCTGGCCCAGCCGTACAGCCACCGTGGCTACCACGGCCCAGCCGTCACCTTCATGACGCAGGCTGTGGAAGCCAGTGCTGTTGCCGGAGTCTGTGCCATCATGGACTGCCTGGTGGCCCTGGCCTGGCTGCACGTGCTTCATGGACAGAGCCCGGTGGCCCTGAACTTCCTGCAGTCTGTCCAGGATGCAGTGGTGGCCAGCGAGGACCAGGAGGGTGTGATTGCCAACATGGTGGCCGTGGCTCTGAAGAGGACGGGCCTGACGAGGCAGGCAGCCGAGGGCTACTACTACGCCTTACAGGCGGCTTGGGACCTGGGCCAGCGGAGGAACCAGGCAGTGGTGCTGGCCAACTTCGGGACCCTGTGCCTGCATGTGAGTGCCAGCAGGCTGGCCCAGCACTACCTCCTGGGGGCTGTGCGGCTGTTCTCGAGGCTTCCCTGCAAGGAGTGTGGCCGGGACTTCACCCACGTACACCTGTAGCTGGGCCACCTCTGCACCCGCCAGGGCCCAGCCCAGCAGGGCAAGTGCTACTACGAGTGGGCTCTTCTGGTCACCGTGGAGATGGACCACGTGGAGA gccaGCTGCCGGCCATCCAGTGGCTGTGCTATTTATACAGCGCCGTCATGCCCAGCGAGGCCCAGTGTGTCATCTACCACGagctccagctctccctggccCACAAGGTGTCTGACAAGGTGCTGGAGGGGCAGCTCCTGGAGACCATCAGTCAGCTCTACCTGTCCCTGGGCACGGAGTG GGCCTACAAGTCCGCTCTGGACTACAGCAAACGAAGTCTGGGGATTTTCATTGACCtccagaggaaagagaaggaggcacATGCCTGGCTACAGGCAGGGAAGATCTATTACATCCTGCGGCAGAGCGAGC GTGACCTGTACATCCAG gtggcacagaatgtggacctgtacacaggcgaccccaacctggggctggagctgtttgaggcagctggagacatctTCAATGGGGCCTGGGAGCGGGAGGAAGGCATGTCCTTCTACcgg GACCAGGCCCTGCCCCTGGCAGTGACTACGGACAACCACAAGGCGGAGCTGCAGCTACAGCTGTGCAACAAGCTGGTGGCACTCCTGGCCACGCTGGAGGCGTCCCAGGAGGGCTTGGAGTTTACCTACATGGCCCTAGCACTCAGCATCACTCTGG GGGACCGGCTGAACGAGCACATGGCCTACCACCGGCTAGCTGCCCTGCACCACCGGCTGGGCCATGGCAAGCTGGCGGAGCACTTCTACCTCAAGGCCCTGTAGCTCTGCCACTCGCCGCTGGAGTTCAACGAGGAGACCCTCTACTACGTGAAGGTGTACCTGGTGCTCGGTGACATCATCTTCTACGACCTGAag GACCCGTTTGATGCAGCCAGGTACTACCAGCTGGCACTGGCAGCTGCCgtggacctgggcaacaagaaggcacAGCTGAAGATCTACACGCGGCCGGCCACCATCTCCCACAACTTCCTCCTGGACCGCAAGAAGTCGCTCTTCTTCTACCAGAATGCCAGGACCTTCGCCACAGAACTCAACGTCCGCAGGGTCAACCCacctcctctgccactctgccGGTGGGCCCCCTGGTTGGCCCCCAGCCACCCTCGCTGA